A window of the Streptomyces griseochromogenes genome harbors these coding sequences:
- the pheA gene encoding prephenate dehydratase yields the protein MPASYAYLGPEGTFTEVALRTLPEAATRELIPYVSVQSALDAVRTGEAEAAFVPIENSVEGGITTTLDELVAGEPLMIYREVLLSITFALLVRPGTTLSDIKTVSAHPAAQPQVRNWLKKNLPDAHWESAASNADAARLVQEGQYDAAFAGEFAAARYGLEALETGIHDAENAQTRFVLVGRPARPAAPTGADKTSVVLWQRDDHPGALRDLLGEFATRGINLMLLQSRPTGAGIGNYCFCIDAEGHISDRRVAEALMGLKRICLQVRFLGSYPRADIKPGEARPTLTGTSDEEFVAAADWVARCQDGRF from the coding sequence ATGCCAGCGAGCTATGCGTATCTCGGTCCCGAAGGCACCTTCACCGAAGTCGCCCTGCGCACACTTCCGGAGGCGGCCACCCGGGAGCTGATCCCCTATGTCTCGGTGCAGTCCGCGCTGGACGCGGTGCGGACCGGCGAGGCCGAGGCCGCGTTCGTGCCGATCGAGAACTCCGTAGAGGGCGGCATCACCACCACCTTGGACGAGCTGGTCGCGGGCGAGCCGCTGATGATCTACCGCGAGGTGCTGCTGTCGATCACCTTCGCACTGCTGGTCCGGCCGGGCACCACGCTGTCCGACATCAAGACGGTCTCCGCGCATCCGGCCGCCCAGCCGCAGGTCCGCAACTGGCTCAAGAAGAACCTCCCCGACGCCCACTGGGAGTCGGCCGCCTCCAACGCGGACGCCGCGCGCCTGGTCCAGGAGGGCCAGTACGACGCCGCCTTCGCGGGCGAGTTCGCCGCCGCCCGGTACGGCCTCGAGGCCCTGGAGACCGGGATCCACGACGCGGAGAACGCGCAGACCCGGTTCGTGCTGGTCGGCCGCCCGGCCCGGCCCGCCGCACCGACCGGCGCCGACAAGACCTCGGTGGTGCTGTGGCAGCGGGACGACCACCCCGGCGCCCTGCGTGACCTGCTCGGCGAGTTCGCCACCCGGGGCATCAACCTGATGCTGCTGCAGTCCCGGCCGACCGGCGCGGGCATCGGCAACTACTGCTTCTGCATCGACGCCGAAGGCCATATCTCCGACCGGCGGGTCGCCGAGGCGCTGATGGGGCTGAAGCGGATCTGTCTCCAGGTGCGCTTCCTGGGCTCCTATCCACGCGCCGACATCAAGCCGGGCGAGGCCCGGCCCACCCTGACGGGGACCTCGGACGAGGAGTTCGTGGCGGCGGCCGACTGGGTGGCGCGCTGCCAGGACGGCCGCTTCTAA
- the serS gene encoding serine--tRNA ligase encodes MIDLRLLREDPDRVRASQRARGEDVALVDALLSADERRRSSGVRFDELRAEQKQLGKLIPKATADEKAELLKRAEQLKADVKAADAERDAADTETQELLQRLGNLVHPDVPVGGEEDFVTLETHGTIRDFGAEGFEPKDHLELGQRLGAIDVERGAKVSGSRFYFLTGVGALLELALVNAAISQATAAGFTPMLTPALVRPQSMAGTGFLGQAAQDVYHLDKDDLYLVGTSEVPLAAYHMDEILDADQLPLRYAGFSPCFRREAGSHGKDTRGIFRVHQFDKVEMFSYVTPEDSQEEHKRLLEWEKQWLTSLELPFRVIDVASADLGASASRKYDCEAWIPTQGKYRELTSTSDCTEFQSRRLSIRVREGKQVRPLATLNGTLCAVPRTIVAILENHQQADGSVYVPKVLRPYLGGREVLEPVAK; translated from the coding sequence GTGATTGACCTTCGCCTGCTCCGTGAGGACCCCGACCGTGTGCGCGCGTCCCAGCGCGCCCGTGGAGAGGACGTCGCGCTCGTCGACGCTCTCCTGTCTGCCGACGAGCGGCGCAGGTCCTCCGGCGTCCGCTTCGACGAGCTGCGTGCCGAGCAGAAGCAGCTCGGCAAGCTGATCCCCAAGGCCACCGCCGACGAGAAGGCCGAGCTGCTCAAGCGCGCGGAGCAGCTGAAGGCCGACGTCAAGGCCGCCGACGCCGAGCGTGACGCCGCCGACACCGAGACCCAGGAGCTGCTCCAGCGGCTCGGCAACCTCGTCCACCCCGACGTGCCCGTCGGCGGCGAGGAGGACTTCGTCACGCTGGAGACGCACGGCACCATCCGTGACTTCGGTGCCGAGGGCTTCGAGCCCAAGGACCACCTGGAGCTGGGCCAGCGCCTCGGCGCGATCGACGTCGAGCGCGGCGCCAAGGTGTCCGGCTCCCGTTTCTACTTCCTCACCGGTGTCGGCGCCCTGCTGGAGCTGGCCCTGGTGAACGCGGCGATCTCGCAGGCCACCGCGGCCGGCTTCACGCCGATGCTCACCCCGGCGCTGGTCCGCCCGCAGTCCATGGCCGGCACCGGCTTCCTCGGCCAGGCGGCCCAGGACGTCTACCACCTCGACAAGGACGACCTGTACCTGGTCGGCACCTCCGAGGTCCCGCTGGCGGCCTATCACATGGACGAGATCCTCGACGCCGACCAGCTGCCGCTGCGCTACGCGGGCTTCTCCCCGTGCTTCCGCCGCGAGGCCGGCTCGCACGGCAAGGACACCCGGGGCATCTTCCGTGTGCACCAGTTCGACAAGGTCGAGATGTTCTCGTACGTCACTCCCGAGGACTCGCAGGAGGAGCACAAGCGCCTGCTGGAGTGGGAGAAGCAGTGGCTGACCTCGCTGGAGCTGCCGTTCCGCGTGATCGACGTCGCCTCCGCCGACCTCGGCGCCTCGGCCTCGCGCAAGTACGACTGTGAGGCGTGGATCCCGACCCAGGGCAAGTACCGCGAGCTGACCTCGACCTCGGACTGCACCGAGTTCCAGTCCCGCCGTCTGTCCATCCGTGTCCGCGAGGGCAAGCAGGTCCGCCCGCTGGCCACGCTCAACGGCACCCTGTGCGCCGTACCGCGCACGATCGTGGCGATCCTGGAGAACCACCAGCAGGCCGACGGCTCGGTGTACGTGCCCAAGGTGCTGCGCCCGTACCTGGGCGGCCGGGAGGTCCTGGAGCCCGTCGCCAAGTGA
- a CDS encoding HAD family hydrolase: MSSGFPFRLIATDLDGTLLRSDESISRRTREALAAATATGAAHIVVTGRAVPWTRHILDDLGYDGLAVCGQGAQVYDAGEHRLLTSVTLDRQLAGVALAKIEAEVGPLYLAASRDGLDGEVLVGPGYATKGALPATPFTDASDLWTAPLNKIYIQHPTLSDDDLAEVARRAAGGFVTVAMAGEGLVELLPLGLSKATGLSLAARRLGLKAADTIAFGDMPNDIPMFAWAARGVAMANAHEDLRAIADEVTASNEEDGIAVVLERLLG; this comes from the coding sequence GTGAGCTCCGGATTCCCCTTCCGTCTCATCGCCACCGACCTCGACGGAACGCTCCTGCGCTCCGACGAGTCGATCTCGCGGCGCACCCGTGAGGCGCTCGCCGCGGCCACCGCGACGGGCGCGGCGCACATCGTCGTCACCGGACGCGCGGTCCCCTGGACCCGGCACATCCTCGACGACCTCGGCTACGACGGCCTCGCCGTCTGCGGCCAGGGCGCGCAGGTGTACGACGCCGGGGAGCACCGCCTGCTGACGTCCGTGACCCTGGACCGGCAGCTGGCGGGCGTGGCCCTGGCGAAGATCGAGGCCGAGGTGGGCCCGCTGTACCTGGCGGCGAGCCGGGACGGCCTGGACGGCGAGGTGCTGGTGGGGCCCGGCTACGCGACCAAGGGCGCGCTCCCCGCGACCCCGTTCACCGACGCGTCCGACCTGTGGACCGCCCCGCTGAACAAGATCTACATACAGCACCCGACGCTGAGCGACGACGATCTGGCGGAGGTGGCCCGCCGGGCGGCCGGTGGTTTCGTCACGGTCGCCATGGCGGGCGAGGGGCTCGTCGAACTCCTGCCGCTCGGCCTGTCCAAGGCCACGGGCCTGTCCCTCGCGGCTCGCCGCCTGGGCCTGAAGGCGGCCGACACGATCGCCTTCGGCGACATGCCCAACGACATCCCGATGTTCGCCTGGGCAGCCCGCGGGGTGGCCATGGCCAACGCCCACGAGGACCTGAGGGCGATAGCGGACGAGGTGACGGCCTCGAACGAGGAGGACGGCATCGCGGTCGTGCTGGAGCGGTTGCTGGGTTAG
- a CDS encoding ABC transporter permease: MYDPTVARLTYRALLGRRRALILGALPLLLIVISVAVRGLTGADDQTAADVLGGFALATMVPIIGVIAGTGAIGPEIDDGSVVYLLSKPLKRPTIIFTKLIVAIAVTMVFSAVPTLIAGLILNGNGQQVAVAYTVAALVSSIAYSALFLLLGTVSRHAVVFGLVYALVWEALFGSLVPGARTLSVQQWSLAVAHKVAGGDLVTSDVGLTTATVLLIAVTVLATWYAGQKLRALTLAGEE, translated from the coding sequence ATGTACGACCCCACTGTCGCCCGGCTCACCTACCGGGCCCTGCTCGGCCGCCGCCGGGCCCTCATCCTCGGCGCGCTGCCCCTGCTGCTCATCGTGATCTCCGTGGCCGTGCGCGGCCTGACCGGGGCGGACGACCAGACGGCCGCCGACGTCCTCGGCGGGTTCGCGCTCGCCACCATGGTGCCGATCATCGGCGTCATCGCGGGCACCGGAGCGATCGGGCCGGAGATCGACGACGGCTCCGTCGTCTACCTGCTGTCCAAGCCGCTGAAGCGGCCGACGATCATCTTCACCAAGCTGATCGTCGCGATCGCCGTCACCATGGTGTTCTCCGCGGTGCCGACGCTGATCGCGGGCCTGATCCTGAACGGCAACGGACAGCAGGTCGCCGTCGCCTACACGGTGGCCGCGCTGGTGTCCTCCATCGCCTACTCCGCGCTGTTCCTGCTGCTCGGCACGGTCTCCCGGCACGCCGTGGTCTTCGGACTGGTCTACGCCCTCGTCTGGGAGGCCCTGTTCGGCTCCCTGGTGCCCGGCGCGCGCACCCTGAGTGTCCAGCAGTGGTCGCTCGCCGTCGCCCACAAGGTCGCCGGCGGGGACCTGGTGACCTCCGACGTCGGGCTGACGACCGCCACGGTGCTGCTGATCGCGGTCACCGTCCTGGCCACCTGGTACGCCGGCCAGAAGCTGCGCGCGCTGACGCTGGCGGGCGAGGAGTAG
- a CDS encoding ABC transporter ATP-binding protein — MSTLSIDHVSRWFGNVVAVNDITMTIGPGVTGLLGPNGAGKSTLINMMGGFLAPSTGSVTLDGQPVWRNETIYKHIGIVPEREAMYDFLTGREFVVANAELHGLGAKAAARALATVEMEYAQDRKIATYSKGMRQRVKMASALVHDPSLLLLDEPFNGMDPRQRMQLMDLLRRMGDEGRTVLFSSHILEEVEQLAWHIEVVVAGRHAASGDFRKIRRLMTDRPHRYLVRSSDDRALAAALIADPSTSGIEVDVTEGALRIQAVDFGRFTALLPKVARDHGIRLLTVSPSDESLESVFSYLVAA, encoded by the coding sequence ATGAGCACTCTCAGCATCGACCACGTCTCCCGCTGGTTCGGCAACGTGGTCGCCGTCAACGACATCACGATGACCATCGGCCCGGGCGTCACGGGCCTGCTCGGCCCCAACGGCGCCGGAAAGTCCACCCTCATCAACATGATGGGCGGCTTCCTCGCCCCCTCCACCGGCTCGGTCACCCTGGACGGGCAGCCGGTGTGGCGCAACGAGACCATCTACAAGCACATCGGCATCGTCCCCGAGCGGGAGGCGATGTACGACTTCCTCACCGGACGCGAGTTCGTCGTCGCCAACGCCGAGCTGCACGGACTGGGCGCCAAGGCGGCCGCGCGGGCCCTCGCCACGGTCGAGATGGAGTACGCGCAGGACCGGAAGATCGCCACGTACTCCAAGGGCATGCGGCAGCGCGTGAAGATGGCCAGCGCCCTGGTCCACGACCCCTCTCTCCTGCTGCTGGACGAGCCGTTCAACGGCATGGACCCGCGCCAGCGGATGCAGCTGATGGACCTCCTCAGGCGCATGGGCGACGAGGGCCGCACGGTGCTGTTCTCCTCGCACATCCTGGAGGAGGTCGAGCAGCTCGCCTGGCACATCGAGGTCGTCGTCGCGGGAAGGCACGCGGCCAGCGGCGACTTCCGCAAGATCCGCCGCCTGATGACCGACCGCCCGCATCGCTACCTGGTGCGCTCCAGCGACGACCGCGCCCTCGCGGCCGCGCTGATCGCCGACCCGTCGACGTCCGGCATCGAGGTGGACGTGACCGAGGGCGCGCTGCGCATCCAGGCCGTCGACTTCGGCCGCTTCACCGCCCTGCTGCCCAAGGTCGCCCGCGACCACGGCATCCGGCTGCTCACGGTCTCGCCGTCCGACGAGTCCCTCGAGTCCGTCTTCTCGTACCTGGTCGCGGCGTAG